A genomic window from Aquila chrysaetos chrysaetos chromosome 9, bAquChr1.4, whole genome shotgun sequence includes:
- the LOC121233540 gene encoding mucin-1-like codes for MGVTPSLGALQAPTGAAMVPGWVWVGAAATFGVRGCCRPPCCQPAPRARSQTPSSHGAQCQSCSDASCNPNPSPNLDAGCNPDPDAGCKPDPNPNPSLVSDAVPDAVCNPDHDAGCSPVPNPNPDSGCNPNPNPDPNPDPDAGCNPNPSPNPSLGSDGGCNPSPDALTLSCDPGPSAYPQTWPCCGSRHPARALVLVPVLGSSAWSRCPPTPRTVVEPGTAAARQTSQAGTGRYTLTCLASPSPAGDQGRAL; via the exons ATGGGGGTAACACCCAGCCTTGGTGCCCTGCAAGCACCCACGGGTGCTGCCATGGTGCCCGGGTGGGTCTGGGTGGGGGCTGCAGCCACATTTGGGGTGAGGGGATGCTGCAGGcccccctgctgccagccagccccGCGTGCCCGGTCCCAAACCCCATCCAGCCATGGTGCTCAGTGCCAGTCCTGCTCCGATGCCAGCTGCAATCCCAACCCCAGTCCCAACCTTGATGCCGGCTGCAATCCCGACCCTGATGCCGGCTGCAAACCTGACCCCAATCCCAACCCCAGTCTCGTCTCCGATGCCGTCCCAGATGCCGTCTGCAATCCTGACCACGATGCCGGCTGCAGTCCTGTCCCCAATCCCAACCCCGATTCCGGCTGCAATCCCAACCCCAATCCCGACCCCAATCCCGACCCCGATGCTGGCTGCAATCCCAACCCCAG TCCCAACCCCAGTCTCGGCTCCGATGGCGGCTGCAATCCCAGCCCTGATGCCCTGACGCTCAGCTGCGATCCTGGTCCCAGTGCTTACCCCCAGACCTGGCCCTGCTGCGGGTCCCGACACCCAGCCCGGGCCCTGGTCCTGGTCCCAGTGCTTGGTTCCAGTGCTTGGTCCCGGTGCCCACCCACGCCCCGCACCGTGGTGGAGCCCGGCACGGCGGCAGCCCGACAAACCAGCcaggcaggcacaggcaggTACACGCTCACCTGCCTTGCCTCACCTTCCCCAGCTGGTGACCAGGGTCGGGCTCTGTGA